The Engystomops pustulosus chromosome 4, aEngPut4.maternal, whole genome shotgun sequence genome contains a region encoding:
- the ZNF703 gene encoding zinc finger protein 703, producing the protein MICSPLGSITETEPEQSASPAAAAAALAPSHPLRQANRLPIRVLKMLTAHTGHLLHPEYLQPLSSTPVSPIELDAKKSPLALLAQTCSQIGKPDPPPSSKLNSVTSSGISEKESSRSSSLKLGESPLDDKSSFKPYNKGGESRKESSSSNGSSSDKAGFRVPSGSCQPFPPHAPSPSSRVSSPGQHCDSKNNESQDKKEPEAIKISSDVSQANTSLTRASTSNSSAESSQSGDVTPSSKSEPPSLGSGHVAPVSPYKPGHSVFPLPPSGIGYHGSIVGAYAGYPSQFVPGLDHTKTSLVGNQLPGTLGLPGKPPSSSPLTGASPPSFMQGLCRDPYCLSYHNASHLGSSSCSTCVHDPSALKSGYPLVYPSHLHSVHTTLSSSVTPSLPGHPLYTYGFMLPNDPVPHICNWVSASGPCDKRFATSEELLAHLRTHTALPGADKLLAGYPTSGLGSAASCHLHLPPTGPGSPTTLPGSLSLRSPHTLGLNRYHPYGKSHLTTPSGLPVPSLPAGSYYSPYALYGQRLTSASALGYQ; encoded by the exons ATGATCTGTTCTCCCCTTGGATCTATCACTGAGACCGAGCCCGAGCAGAGCGCCTCTCCTGCCGCAGCCGCCGCAGCGCTAGCACCCAGCCACCCTCTGCGCCAGGCTAACAGACTGCCCATCAGGGTGCTCAAGATGCTGACTGCACACACAGGACACTTACTGCACCCGGagtacctgcagcccctgtcctccacccctgTCAGCCCCATCGAG TTGGATGCCAAGAAGAGTCCACTCGCTCTCCTGGCTCAGACCTGCTCCCAGATTGGAAAACCGGATCCTCCTCCGTCCTCCAAATTGAACTCGGTGACTTCCAGCGGGATAAGCGAGAAAGAAAGCAGCCGTTCCTCCTCGCTGAAGCTGGGAGAGTCTCCCCTGGATGACAAGTCCAGCTTCAAGCCCTACAACAAGGGTGGAGAGTCCAGGAAGGAAAGTAGCTCTTCCAATGGCAGCAGTTCGGATAAGGCTGGATTTAGGGTGCCCAGTGGTTCTTGCCAACCTTTCCCACCTCATGCGCCCTCTCCGTCATCGAGGGTGAGCTCTCCTGGACAGCACTGTGACTCTAAAAATAATGAAAGCCAAGACAAAAAAGAACCGGAAGCCATCAAAATCAGCTCAGACGTGTCCCAAGCCAACACTTCACTGACCAGAGCCAGTACTAGCAACTCCAGCGCAGAGTCCAGCCAAAGTGGAGATGTTACCCCTAGCAGCAAATCCGAGCCGCCCTCTCTTGGATCGGGCCATGTGGCGCCAGTTTCGCCCTACAAACCCGGACACTCAGTCTTCCCTCTTCCACCCTCTGGCATCGGATATCATGGATCCATCGTGGGTGCCTATGCTGGATACCCATCTCAGTTTGTCCCTGGGCTGGATCACACCAAAACAAGCCTGGTTGGAAATCAGCTTCCTGGAACTTTAGGTTTGCCAGGGAAGCCACCCAGCTCCAGTCCTCTGACTGGCGCCTCTCCTCCGTCTTTCATGCAAGGATTATGCAGGGACCCGTATTGCTTGAGCTACCACAACGCCTCCCACCTGGGCTCCAGCAGCTGCTCTACCTGTGTGCATGACCCATCGGCCCTCAAGTCTGGATATCCCCTCGTTTACCCCAGTCATCTCCATTCGGTGCACACCACATTGTCTTCCAGCGTCACCCCGTCCCTGCCTGGTCACCCGCTCTACACATATGGCTTTATGCTCCCAAATGACCCAGTCCCCCATATATGCAACTGGGTGTCTGCCAGTGGACCTTGTGACAAAAGATTTGCCACGTCAGAAGAACTTCTTGCCCACTTACGGACACACACTGCCTTGCCTGGGGCGGACAAACTTTTGGCTGGTTACCCTACATCTGGTTTGGGTTCTGCTGCTTCCTGCCACCTACACCTTCCACCCACAGGGCCTGGAAGTCCTACAACATTGCCGGGGTCTCTGTCTTTAAGGAGTCCACACACTTTGGGACTAAATAGGTACCATCCGTACGGAAAGAGCCACCTCACGACGCCCAGTGGTCTCCCTGTGCCCTCCTTACCAGCAGGATCTTACTACTCCCCATACGCTCTATACGGACAGAGGTTAACGTCAGCTTCAGCGCTAGGATACCAGTAA